The following coding sequences are from one Nicotiana tabacum cultivar K326 chromosome 1, ASM71507v2, whole genome shotgun sequence window:
- the LOC107770370 gene encoding COP9 signalosome complex subunit 6a codes for MASSSSSGLTFKLHPLVILNISDHYTRVKSQSHSSAAASDGADSSPPPPPRVLGCVIGVQRGRTVEIFNSFELLYDPSTHSLDRPFLEKKQELYKKVFPNFYILGWYSTGSDAQESDMHIHKALMDINESPVYVLLNPSISRAQKDLPITIYESELHVIDGIPQLIFVQASYTIETVEAERISVDHVAHLKQSDGGSAATQLAAHLTGTHSAIKMLNSRIRVLQHYLLSMQKGEIPCENSLLRQVSSLLRRLPTIESERFRDDFLMEYNDTLLVSYLAMFTNCSSTMNELVDKFNTAYERHSRRGGRTAFI; via the exons ATGGCGTCATCGTCGAGCAGCGGCTTAACATTCAAGCTCCACCCGCTCGTTATACTCAACATATCGGATCACTACACTCGGGTCAAATCTCAGTCTCACTCCTCCGCCGCCGCGAGCGATGGTGCCGATTCCTCTCCGCCACCACCGCCTAGGGTATTAGGTTGCGTTATCGGCGTACAGAGAGGCCGCACTGTCGAGATATTCAACAGCTTCGAACTCCTTTATGATCCCTCCACTCACTCCCTCGACCGTCCTTTCCTCGAAAAGAAGCAAGAACTCT ATAAGAAGGTGTTTCCTAATTTCTATATACTTGGATGGTATTCAACGGGGAGCGATGCTCAGGAATCAGATATGCACATTCACAAAGCT TTGATGGATATCAATGAAAGTCCTGTGTACGTTCTTCTCAATCCTTCTATCAGTCGTGCACAGAAGGACTTGCCAATCACTATCTATGAAAGTG AATTGCACGTCATTGATGGCATCCCACAGCTTATTTTTGTCCAAGCAAGCTACACAATAGAG ACGGTTGAAGCTGAACGGATTTCTGTTGATCATGTTGCACATCTTAAACAATCTGATGGAGGCTCTGCTGCAACTCAGT TGGCTGCCCACCTTACCGGCACACATAGTGCCATCAAGATGCTGAACAGCAGAATTAGAGTGCTGCAACATTATCTTCTTTCTATGCAAAAAG GTGAAATTCCTTGTGAGAATTCATTGCTCAGGCAGGTCTCTAGTCTTTTAAGAAGATTACCAACAATTGAGTCGGAGAGATTTCGAGATGATTTCTTGATG GAATATAATGACACATTGTTAGTTAGTTACCTGGCCATGTTCACCAACTGCTCTAG TACAATGAACGAGTTGGTTGACAAATTCAACACTGCATATGAGCGGCATAGTAGGAGGGGTGGTAGAACTGCTTTTATCTGA
- the LOC107770371 gene encoding putative 4-hydroxy-4-methyl-2-oxoglutarate aldolase 3, giving the protein MASLATAEVCDVNAGLLSNGDLRVLPPIFQIYGQSRAFSGPITTLKVFEDNVLVRELLETRGEGRVLVIDGGGSMRCALVGGNLGQLAQNMGWAGIVVNGCIRDVDEINGCDIGVRALASHPQKSSKKGHGEKHVPVYIGGMLIREGEWLYADSDGILVSKTELSV; this is encoded by the coding sequence ATGGCATCCTTGGCAACAGCAGAAGTTTGTGATGTAAATGCAGGGCTACTGTCAAATGGCGATCTACGAGTTTTGCCACCTATCTTCCAGATATACGGGCAAAGTCGAGCTTTCTCTGGCCCCATTACAACCCTTAAGGTGTTTGAGGACAATGTGTTAGTCAGGGAGCTTCTTGAAACTAGAGGCGAAGGACGAGTTCTGGTAATAGATGGTGGAGGGAGCATGCGATGTGCTCTAGTAGGCGGGAACTTAGGACAATTAGCGCAGAATATGGGTTGGGCAGGTATTGTAGTTAATGGCTGCATTCGTGATGTAGACGAGATTAATGGCTGTGACATTGGGGTTCGTGCATTGGCATCGCACCCTCAGAAATCGAGCAAGAAAGGCCATGGTGAAAAACATGTTCCTGTTTATATTGGGGGGATGTTGATTCGTGAAGGAGAATGGTTATATGCAGATAGTGATGGCATTCTCGTATCGAAAACTGAATTATCGGTCTAA